The Kribbella sp. NBC_00662 nucleotide sequence TCGCCGGCCGGCAGGTCCGGCGTGTCCGGGGCGTCCGCGTCGACAGCCTTCCAGTACGCCGCTTCGTCGCCGGTCACGTTCTTGTACGCGTGACTGCCGACGTGCAGCATCCCTTCGCCGTCGAACCCTTCGAACCCCTCCGGCCGGTCCTCGTCGACCACGTCCGCGAGCGAGTCTGGCCCCGCCAGCGCGGCGTCCCAGACCTCTCGCCCCTGGGCGATCAACCACCCGCGGAACGAATCGAACCCATCCTCCGAAGCACCGGAGTTGATCAGGTACGCCGCCGCCCA carries:
- a CDS encoding DUF4240 domain-containing protein; the protein is MDRDGFWGLVEEARASVDDTVADPDGVADALTKLLGAAEAEEIAGFGVELARLQVESYRWDLWAAAYLINSGASEDGFDSFRGWLIAQGREVWDAALAGPDSLADVVDEDRPEGFEGFDGEGMLHVGSHAYKNVTGDEAAYWKAVDADAPDTPDLPAGEEIDFDDEEDLEAHLPRLAALYLDS